A window of Ignavibacterium sp. contains these coding sequences:
- a CDS encoding ABC transporter permease — MNNKTSSSAYLTSIENRLNEFFIMIAGLWTFSIQFFRYVFVPPYEVYEIRKHMNELGIKTLPIVSVTGFIIGLVLAMQTQPVLARFGAEAYLPGSVGISIVRELGPVITALIFAGRVSSGIGAELGSMRVTEQIDAMEVSAVDPFKFLVVTRIFACTFILPILTVYVIFIALAGAYIAVVLVQNMTIEYYTNAVLYSVEFGDAIPGVAKTFVFGYIVGLVGSYKGYTATNGTEGVGRASTTAVVVSSLMILIFDMILVKITLWLWPTF; from the coding sequence GTGAATAATAAAACTTCATCTTCGGCATATCTTACTTCGATTGAAAATCGCCTCAATGAATTTTTTATAATGATTGCGGGATTGTGGACTTTCTCAATTCAATTCTTCCGATATGTTTTTGTGCCGCCTTATGAAGTTTATGAAATCCGTAAGCACATGAATGAACTCGGCATTAAAACATTGCCCATTGTAAGTGTAACTGGTTTTATAATCGGATTAGTACTTGCGATGCAAACTCAACCGGTGCTTGCGCGTTTCGGTGCAGAGGCATATTTACCTGGTTCAGTGGGAATTTCCATTGTGCGTGAATTAGGTCCTGTAATCACTGCACTTATTTTTGCGGGAAGAGTAAGCAGTGGAATTGGTGCAGAGCTTGGCTCGATGCGTGTAACAGAACAAATTGATGCTATGGAAGTCTCAGCAGTTGATCCATTTAAATTTTTAGTTGTTACAAGAATTTTCGCTTGCACTTTTATTCTTCCGATATTAACTGTATATGTTATCTTCATAGCCCTTGCAGGTGCTTACATTGCAGTAGTTCTTGTTCAGAATATGACGATTGAATATTATACAAACGCTGTACTTTATTCCGTTGAGTTTGGAGACGCTATTCCCGGCGTGGCTAAAACTTTTGTATTTGGTTACATAGTTGGTTTGGTTGGTTCATATAAAGGTTACACTGCAACAAATGGAACGGAAGGTGTGGGAAGAGCTTCAACAACTGCAGTTGTAGTATCATCACTGATGATTTTAATTTTTGATATGATTCTTGTTAAAATAACTTTATGGCTTTGGCCAACATTCTGA
- a CDS encoding ATP-binding cassette domain-containing protein, translating to MVEIYNLKKSFNSHVVLDDVSLKVDEGENLVVFGRSGTGKSVLLKCMVRLMEPDDGKIIIDGKDVLSLDIKQLNNLRKQIGFLFQSAALYDSMSVRQNLEFPLIRHFNFTPEEREQKIINVLEKVSLLEAIDKMPSELSGGMKKRIGLARSIITEPKLMLYDEPTTGLDPITSKEISYLILELQKSLNMTSVVVTHDLLCAEIIADRAIVLNNGKVQYEGSIPELTSSNDPFLKNFFSHEFINENKQVN from the coding sequence ATGGTCGAAATCTATAATCTTAAAAAATCTTTTAATAGTCATGTTGTTCTGGATGATGTTTCTCTTAAAGTTGATGAAGGAGAAAATCTCGTCGTATTCGGAAGAAGCGGAACAGGTAAAAGCGTTCTGTTGAAATGTATGGTTCGTTTGATGGAACCTGATGATGGCAAAATTATTATCGATGGGAAAGATGTTCTTTCACTGGACATCAAACAATTAAACAATCTTAGAAAGCAAATCGGATTTTTATTTCAAAGTGCAGCATTATATGACTCAATGAGTGTAAGGCAAAATCTGGAATTCCCTTTAATCCGTCATTTTAATTTTACTCCTGAAGAAAGAGAACAAAAAATTATTAATGTTCTTGAAAAAGTTTCTTTGCTCGAAGCCATTGATAAAATGCCATCTGAACTTTCCGGAGGAATGAAAAAGCGAATAGGACTTGCGCGTTCAATTATTACAGAACCAAAACTCATGCTTTATGACGAACCAACAACAGGACTTGATCCGATAACTTCCAAGGAAATTAGTTATCTTATTCTTGAACTTCAGAAATCATTAAATATGACTTCGGTTGTTGTTACACACGATTTGCTTTGTGCTGAAATTATTGCTGACAGAGCAATCGTACTTAATAACGGAAAAGTACAATATGAAGGAAGTATTCCTGAATTAACTTCATCAAACGATCCTTTCTTAAAAAACTTTTTCAGTCATGAATTTATAAATGAAAATAAACAGGTGAACTAA
- a CDS encoding MlaD family protein, giving the protein MFKDLTGAKLGIFIFIGSVLLVVGIFMLGNKDQLFVSTFTIRAYFQNTEGLRNGASVRFGGIDVGAVKDIKIMADTSGRVEVSMRIKEEVRRFIKKDSRASIETEGLVGNKVVIISMGSDNAEPISDNGVILSKEPLSFADVIEETQGILAYTKEMTKNLADIVGKVNKGEGTIGKILYDEELYNAATNITKSADKNLTAVTEDLRKVIALFDDLGKGVETIVKNTNNVVAGIDTLLHGVSEGKGVLGSLLTDQGTEGKSINKILENFVQISEDTKVSASRLAENMEALKHNWLFKSYFEERGYWDKQEFEQQIDSKIIELNEKIQLLDKKIAELKALESK; this is encoded by the coding sequence ATGTTTAAAGATTTAACAGGTGCAAAGCTTGGAATTTTCATCTTTATTGGAAGCGTTCTTTTGGTAGTTGGAATTTTTATGCTCGGAAATAAAGATCAGCTTTTTGTTTCAACTTTTACAATCAGAGCATATTTCCAGAATACTGAAGGTTTACGAAACGGTGCTTCTGTTCGATTCGGAGGAATTGATGTTGGCGCAGTAAAAGATATTAAAATAATGGCTGACACTTCCGGTAGAGTTGAGGTAAGCATGCGAATTAAAGAAGAAGTAAGAAGATTTATTAAAAAAGATTCCCGCGCATCAATCGAAACAGAAGGACTGGTAGGAAATAAAGTTGTAATCATTTCAATGGGCTCAGATAATGCCGAACCAATAAGTGACAATGGAGTAATACTTTCGAAAGAACCTTTGAGTTTTGCAGATGTTATTGAAGAGACTCAGGGAATTCTTGCCTATACAAAAGAGATGACAAAAAATCTTGCTGATATTGTTGGCAAAGTAAATAAAGGCGAAGGTACCATAGGAAAAATTCTTTATGATGAAGAACTTTATAATGCTGCAACAAATATCACAAAGTCAGCAGATAAAAACCTCACTGCTGTTACGGAGGATTTGAGAAAAGTTATTGCTTTATTCGATGATCTTGGTAAAGGTGTTGAAACCATAGTTAAAAACACAAATAATGTTGTAGCCGGAATTGACACTTTGCTCCATGGAGTTTCGGAAGGAAAAGGTGTTCTTGGTTCGTTGCTTACCGATCAGGGAACGGAAGGAAAAAGTATAAATAAAATTCTTGAAAACTTTGTTCAGATAAGCGAAGACACAAAAGTCAGTGCTTCAAGACTTGCAGAAAATATGGAAGCACTAAAACATAACTGGTTATTCAAAAGCTATTTTGAAGAGCGAGGTTATTGGGATAAACAGGAGTTTGAACAGCAAATTGATTCTAAGATTATTGAGTTGAATGAAAAAATTCAGCTTCTTGATAAAAAAATTGCCGAACTAAAAGCTTTGGAATCGAAATAG
- the uvrA gene encoding excinuclease ABC subunit UvrA: MSIKEKKIIIKGAREHNLKNLSFEIPRNKLVVFTGVSGSGKSSLVFDTIYAEGQRRYVESLSSYARQFLERMNKPDVDLMIGISPAVAIEQKTGARNSRSTVGTTTEIYDYLRLLFARVGKTYCFLCGNEVKRATTNTVIEWLNQQSEGARFYLTFPLHDHEGHSVKEEIDLIKKRGFFRIYANDDYHDLNEEDFYPKKKENVFVVVERFKIQKDNLDEKLADSIEVTFKEGENRLALINADTKEIKEFNKFYECCGIKYEEPEPRFFSFNNPFGACPVCQGFSKVMGIDMNLVVPNPNLSLMEGAIAPFKSPKYSTLQRDLIRNAKEYGIPLNVPFKNLTEEQVRWLRKGFGTYIGIDGFFEELERYTYKMHIRVFLSRYRGYTTCHACKGARLRREALQVKVGGKSIHEIVQMPIEQSLKFFEQLQLSEYDLMVAERILQEIIKRLTFLNNVGIGYLTLDRISNTLSGGETQRINLATSLGSALVGTLYVLDEPSIGLHPRDNSRLINILKNLRDIGNTVLVVEHDAEMMREADLIFDLGPEAGAKGGEIVASGTYQDIIKNEKSLTGKYLSGKLSIPLPEARNTSITKTIKIFGAKENNLKNINVEIPLNKLVVITGVSGSGKSTLVHDILYAGLAKYFGMAPEYIGKFDDIKGAEYLDDVVIVDQSPIGKSPRSNPASYIKAFELIRELFASTHQARARGYKPGYFSFNVPGGRCETCQGDGFIKVEMQFLADLYLECDECNGTRFKKEVREITYRGKNIIDVLNMTVAEAIQYFKGEDKIVRTLQLLSDVGLDYIKLGQPSNTLSGGEAQRIKLASHLTAQREKKHVLFIFDEPTTGLHFHDISKLLNCFKILLERNNSVVIIEHNLDVIKCADYIIDLGPDAGEKGGEIIATGTPEEIVQVENSWTGKYLKSYLSNWKYQPK; this comes from the coding sequence ATGTCAATTAAAGAAAAGAAAATTATAATAAAAGGTGCACGCGAGCACAATCTAAAAAACTTAAGCTTTGAAATTCCCCGCAACAAACTCGTCGTGTTTACCGGAGTCAGTGGAAGCGGTAAATCTTCATTAGTTTTTGATACAATTTATGCAGAGGGACAAAGAAGATATGTTGAAAGTCTATCTTCTTATGCGCGTCAGTTTCTGGAAAGAATGAACAAACCCGATGTTGATTTAATGATAGGAATTTCTCCGGCGGTTGCAATCGAACAAAAAACCGGTGCAAGAAATTCTCGGTCAACTGTTGGTACAACTACAGAGATTTATGATTATCTTCGACTGCTTTTTGCAAGGGTAGGTAAAACATATTGCTTTCTTTGTGGCAATGAAGTTAAAAGAGCAACTACAAATACAGTAATTGAATGGCTTAATCAGCAATCAGAAGGTGCAAGATTCTATCTGACATTTCCGCTTCACGATCACGAAGGTCATTCAGTAAAGGAAGAAATTGATTTGATAAAGAAAAGAGGTTTCTTCAGAATTTATGCGAATGATGATTATCACGATTTAAACGAAGAAGATTTTTATCCAAAGAAAAAAGAAAATGTTTTTGTTGTTGTTGAAAGATTTAAAATCCAAAAAGATAATCTTGATGAGAAGTTAGCTGATTCGATTGAAGTTACATTTAAAGAAGGTGAAAACAGATTGGCTTTAATTAACGCCGATACGAAAGAGATAAAAGAGTTTAATAAGTTTTATGAATGTTGCGGTATTAAATACGAAGAACCTGAACCAAGATTTTTCTCCTTCAATAATCCTTTTGGTGCCTGTCCGGTTTGTCAGGGCTTCAGCAAAGTAATGGGCATTGATATGAATCTTGTTGTTCCGAATCCTAACCTCAGTTTAATGGAAGGAGCAATTGCCCCATTCAAATCTCCAAAGTACAGTACACTTCAAAGAGATTTGATTCGCAATGCAAAAGAATATGGCATTCCGCTAAATGTACCATTCAAAAATCTGACTGAAGAGCAAGTCCGCTGGCTCAGAAAAGGATTTGGTACTTATATCGGCATTGATGGATTCTTTGAAGAGTTGGAAAGATATACTTACAAAATGCACATAAGAGTTTTCCTTAGCAGATACAGAGGTTACACAACATGTCACGCTTGCAAAGGTGCAAGACTCAGAAGAGAAGCTCTTCAGGTTAAAGTTGGTGGCAAATCAATTCACGAAATCGTTCAGATGCCAATAGAACAATCACTGAAATTTTTTGAACAACTTCAGTTATCAGAATATGATTTAATGGTTGCAGAACGAATTCTTCAGGAAATAATTAAGCGTTTGACTTTTCTTAATAATGTTGGAATTGGATATCTCACACTCGACAGAATCAGTAACACTCTTTCAGGTGGTGAAACACAAAGAATAAATCTTGCAACATCACTTGGCTCTGCTTTGGTGGGAACACTCTATGTTCTGGATGAACCAAGTATTGGTTTGCATCCGAGAGATAATTCGAGATTGATAAATATTCTAAAAAATCTTCGTGATATAGGAAACACTGTTTTGGTAGTTGAGCACGATGCAGAAATGATGCGCGAAGCAGATTTGATTTTTGATCTTGGACCTGAAGCCGGTGCAAAAGGCGGAGAAATAGTTGCTTCTGGAACTTATCAGGATATTATTAAAAATGAAAAATCATTAACCGGAAAATATCTCTCTGGTAAACTTTCAATTCCCTTACCCGAAGCGAGAAATACTTCAATTACAAAAACAATAAAAATTTTTGGTGCAAAAGAAAACAATCTTAAAAACATTAATGTTGAAATACCATTAAATAAACTTGTGGTGATAACAGGTGTTAGTGGTTCAGGTAAAAGTACTCTTGTTCACGATATTCTTTACGCAGGATTGGCAAAATATTTTGGAATGGCTCCGGAATACATTGGTAAGTTTGATGACATAAAAGGAGCTGAATACCTTGATGATGTTGTAATCGTGGATCAATCACCTATTGGAAAAAGTCCGCGTTCAAATCCTGCAAGTTATATCAAGGCATTCGAATTGATTAGAGAGTTGTTTGCATCTACACATCAGGCAAGAGCAAGAGGATATAAACCAGGATATTTTTCATTCAATGTTCCCGGTGGAAGATGTGAAACCTGTCAGGGTGACGGATTCATTAAAGTTGAAATGCAATTTCTTGCTGATCTTTATCTTGAATGCGATGAATGCAATGGAACAAGATTTAAGAAAGAAGTTAGAGAAATCACCTATCGTGGCAAAAATATTATTGATGTTCTGAATATGACTGTTGCCGAAGCAATTCAATACTTCAAAGGTGAAGATAAAATTGTCAGAACCTTACAACTGCTTTCTGATGTGGGACTTGATTACATTAAACTTGGTCAGCCATCTAACACACTTTCAGGTGGAGAAGCTCAAAGAATAAAACTTGCTTCTCATCTTACTGCTCAAAGAGAGAAAAAGCATGTACTTTTCATATTTGATGAACCAACTACTGGTTTGCATTTTCATGATATTTCGAAACTATTGAATTGTTTTAAGATTTTATTAGAAAGAAACAACTCGGTGGTAATAATAGAACATAATCTTGATGTGATAAAATGCGCCGATTATATAATTGATCTTGGTCCCGATGCAGGCGAAAAAGGTGGCGAGATAATTGCTACCGGAACTCCTGAAGAAATTGTTCAGGTTGAAAATTCCTGGACTGGAAAATATTTGAAAAGTTATTTAAGTAATTGGAAGTATCAGCCAAAATGA
- a CDS encoding polysaccharide deacetylase family protein, with protein MSISRIKLFFLILILTSCSNVNFYAQTQNLVYLTKWFDNKSSAFSFSFDDGLKSHFINVRPILNQFNFKGTFYLLPPYLTETEPTIWRYGTWPMFQTLASEGHEIGSHTLNHLYLTTLTVGDTSTQNSIIYEMYQSKKIIEQRISNQKCLTLAYPFADHNATVDSIAKTFYESGRAVGIDANSFQLTENGFYSLKSYPVHFSLPRNSIDDDLDELYSFMNWTEASINNNGWAIMMVHDVVPFSELGDLVAQGIYEPISNEWFTEYCSWLKNKSDSEKVWVAPIAEVTKYIKQRQSASVQVISVTDSVILFSLSDNLNNEIFNLPLTCLIKVPDNWNAVYFNQNNRVDTIFAFQTDSGKFVQTWVFPDNGFVLLKSIIINSTDDDLVLPNNFSLEQNYPNPFNPTTKITFVIPSGARNLVTIKVYDILGNEVSTLVNEQKEPGYYELEFNAERLSSGVYFYRLQAGNFTQTKKMILMR; from the coding sequence ATGAGCATCAGTAGAATAAAATTATTTTTTCTGATTTTGATTTTAACATCCTGTTCCAATGTTAACTTCTATGCACAAACTCAGAATTTAGTTTATTTAACAAAGTGGTTTGATAATAAGTCATCAGCTTTCTCATTCAGTTTTGATGATGGACTTAAATCTCATTTTATAAATGTCAGACCAATACTTAATCAGTTTAATTTTAAAGGTACTTTTTATTTGCTTCCTCCATATTTGACTGAAACCGAACCGACGATATGGAGATATGGAACATGGCCAATGTTTCAAACTCTTGCTTCGGAAGGACATGAAATCGGTTCACATACACTTAATCACCTTTATCTGACTACTTTGACTGTTGGAGATACTTCAACACAAAACTCTATTATCTATGAGATGTATCAGTCAAAAAAAATCATTGAGCAAAGAATTTCTAATCAAAAATGTTTAACGCTTGCTTATCCTTTCGCTGATCATAATGCCACCGTTGACTCCATCGCAAAAACATTTTACGAATCCGGAAGAGCCGTTGGTATTGATGCAAACAGTTTTCAATTAACTGAGAACGGATTTTATTCGCTTAAATCTTATCCCGTTCATTTTAGTTTGCCAAGAAATTCTATAGACGATGATCTTGATGAGCTTTATTCTTTCATGAATTGGACTGAAGCTTCGATAAACAATAATGGCTGGGCTATAATGATGGTTCACGATGTTGTTCCGTTTTCAGAACTTGGTGATTTGGTAGCTCAAGGAATTTATGAACCGATATCCAACGAATGGTTTACAGAATATTGCAGTTGGCTTAAAAATAAATCCGATAGTGAAAAAGTTTGGGTTGCACCAATTGCAGAAGTGACAAAATATATTAAACAACGGCAGAGCGCTAGTGTTCAGGTAATTTCAGTTACTGACAGTGTTATTTTATTTAGTCTCTCTGACAATCTTAATAACGAAATTTTTAATTTACCTTTAACTTGTTTGATAAAAGTTCCCGATAACTGGAATGCTGTTTACTTTAATCAGAATAACAGAGTTGATACAATTTTCGCATTTCAAACTGACTCGGGCAAATTTGTTCAAACCTGGGTCTTTCCTGACAATGGTTTTGTATTATTGAAATCCATCATAATAAATTCAACCGATGATGATTTAGTTTTACCAAATAATTTTTCTTTAGAGCAGAACTACCCAAACCCATTTAATCCAACAACCAAAATTACATTTGTCATTCCGAGCGGAGCGAGGAATCTTGTAACAATAAAAGTTTACGACATCCTTGGCAACGAAGTTTCGACATTGGTAAACGAACAAAAAGAACCTGGATATTATGAATTAGAATTCAATGCAGAGCGATTATCCAGCGGAGTATATTTTTATCGATTGCAAGCTGGTAACTTCACACAAACCAAGAAGATGATATTGATGAGATAA
- the nusA gene encoding transcription termination factor NusA, giving the protein MNYDIVESFAQMVREKGIDRDVLGGILEDIFGLLVRKKYGENARYEVVVNMDRGDIEIFLEREIVEKVEDPNTQISIDEVNAKGNEDELEVGDDYVEKIELASLGRRLVTLAKQSLNQKIRELEKDIVYNEYKELLGEIVVGEIYQIRKNDILINHNKNELVLPRSEQIPFEKYKKGETIRAIVKEVKKTSSGPVIIISRADNLFLQRLFEIEVPEIYDGIIEIKSIAREPGERAKVAVESTDNRIDAVGACVGMKGVRIHAIVRELNNENIDVIHYSDDPAVFIQRALAPAKLKSIEINEEEKKAVVTADSDQVSMIVGRNGVNIRLAMKLTGYEIEIIREEKPFEEYEEDIELIDLKEELGADVYEILINNRYDTALEVLKAGPEKLKEIKEFDDEKIEEILEIIKSQFEEEE; this is encoded by the coding sequence ATGAATTATGATATAGTTGAATCCTTTGCCCAAATGGTAAGGGAAAAAGGTATTGACAGAGATGTTCTCGGTGGAATTCTCGAAGACATTTTCGGTCTTCTTGTCCGAAAAAAATATGGCGAGAATGCCAGATATGAAGTTGTCGTAAATATGGATCGCGGCGATATCGAAATATTTCTTGAAAGAGAAATAGTTGAAAAAGTAGAAGATCCGAACACACAGATAAGTATTGATGAAGTAAATGCAAAAGGAAATGAAGATGAACTTGAAGTGGGCGATGATTATGTTGAGAAAATTGAACTGGCTTCTCTCGGAAGAAGACTGGTTACATTAGCAAAGCAAAGTCTCAATCAGAAAATTCGCGAGCTGGAAAAAGATATTGTTTACAATGAGTATAAAGAACTTCTTGGTGAGATAGTTGTCGGTGAAATTTATCAAATCAGAAAAAATGATATTCTTATCAATCATAATAAAAATGAATTGGTACTGCCAAGGAGTGAACAGATTCCTTTCGAAAAATATAAGAAAGGCGAAACTATCAGAGCCATTGTTAAAGAAGTGAAGAAAACCAGCAGTGGTCCTGTTATAATAATTTCCAGAGCAGATAATTTATTCCTGCAAAGACTTTTTGAAATTGAAGTTCCTGAAATTTATGACGGAATAATCGAAATAAAATCAATAGCCAGAGAACCCGGTGAAAGAGCAAAAGTTGCAGTTGAATCAACTGACAACAGAATAGATGCTGTTGGTGCTTGCGTTGGAATGAAAGGCGTAAGAATTCATGCGATAGTTCGTGAATTGAATAATGAGAACATTGATGTTATTCATTACTCTGATGATCCCGCAGTTTTCATTCAACGGGCACTTGCACCGGCAAAACTCAAGAGCATAGAAATTAATGAAGAAGAAAAGAAAGCTGTTGTAACTGCTGATAGCGATCAGGTTTCTATGATTGTCGGAAGAAATGGTGTGAACATTCGCCTTGCAATGAAACTGACTGGTTATGAAATAGAAATCATTCGTGAAGAAAAACCATTTGAAGAATATGAAGAAGATATTGAACTTATTGACCTTAAAGAAGAACTTGGTGCAGATGTTTATGAAATACTTATTAATAACCGTTATGATACAGCTCTTGAAGTATTGAAAGCTGGTCCCGAAAAGCTAAAAGAAATAAAAGAATTTGATGATGAAAAGATTGAAGAAATCCTTGAAATCATAAAATCACAATTTGAAGAGGAAGAATAA